aagaaaggagaattttgtttaatttctgtgtagttacaaaatgaataaaaaagtgaaattacagtgTTATATATGTTCTGTTTACAGTTAAATTTAGAATGTAGATTTACCATAAAGTTTTGTTTCTGATTTCGCTATGACATTATGGGactgatttatattaaaaagggTCATGTGCACTGTAAACAGAACATAAATAAGACAATTGAAGACAATTGAATTTGACAattaatatcaaaacaatttGACGAAATGACGGAcatgaaatttaatctaaataatttatctgatATTACACATAATTAATATTCTTCCCGAACCAGTTAGTAGCCAGAAATGGCTATTAACTggttcgaataaaaaaaaaaattattttttcaccgAAGCTAAAACacacagaaaattttttcaataaagtgtTTTGTACgagtaataatttcattaatattagcTGCAATGGAATGCTGagatactaatttaaaatatataattattaataactttaaacaagcatgttaaaagatgcataaaaaattctcattagtAGACAGATAATCAAATTTTCATCCTCAAACATGTAATttacaatgaatataattttcatatggAAATATatagtcaaaatatatttactaaaattttcagagctgaaattttaattttataagcacaataaactaaattaaatcaatcaatcaaattgtaatgtaagtatttttctgaaattgagatgtttttaataaatcaaaatttacttaccAAGCAACACAGAGAAGACCAAGCTTCCCGTACTAGAATTGCAAACGGGACAGTTTCCATTTGATTTCATCCTATTTCGCTTTCAGCATGTTTTTGTCTCACTCAGCATATCCGAATGCCATTCTGCTCTGTTGGAAACGAGACAATTAACAAAAGTATTGTgttccaaaatgtttttaaatattttaatttaatttacttttacgGAAATGTATTGTGTATCACAAATGACATAAACAGTCACATAATATTACTGGCACGTGGATTAGGTATATATAACGGCTTCGGGAAATCACATATTCAACGAATACCGTTCACACTTCCAAGAATTTAAGTAATATCAAATCTAAGTGAAATTTAACAaggaattctataaaaaatgatttcatcagTAAGTagattttcttcacttttttagtGTTTAATACTAAAAAGAACTTTAAGTATGTAACAACTtatgtgatgaaattttttaaaaaaatatttgaaatttgtcatatttttgaatatttgcatataaaagattgaaaaaaaaatacatctttgaaactaaaatataccattacatatttttttttaaaattagaaaaaaaagggttttttttgtgtgcttaaatgaggtataaagcaaaaatattctagtttagggatttatcaaatgatttgctgaAAATGTTTCggataacttaagaaagatattatctagttcctgaactaaaaaattaactgtatttctatccattctttaaatattaggatTCGACTGGTGAATAAGacgaaattttcacatttttttcacattgccaagcattaaaatatttctaaataaatagattacttaCTCTCTAGTTCAAGATCTgcagaaaatattgagaaattattatacgaaattttaacaaaaagtatGTATTAGAATGTCATTTATGAGGTCCCTAATCAggaaattttattagattagaattagaatttagaAGATTAGAATTTGGGATAACAGTATCTTAAGATACAAAATAGCATTGAAATCTATGtaaatgatagtaaaaaaattattgtaattttccaaaaaatagacttaaaagcaaaattttaacgatttttataaagaaaccattcaaacattaagaatattaattacaaacttatttataattttgcaaacattttaagGTAGTCATCTACTTTAAAGTTTTGAGCAAAATGAAAAGCcgttagtattttatttaaaaaaaagttcgatATATTGAAAATTCAGTGTAGGAAAGCGATATTAAATATCGACAATTTATTTTACACAGAGAAATAAATTGAGCTCGTGGCAGAATGATACATTAATGGTAGTAAAATATTAACGAGGgatctatagatttttttattgtagagTTATGTTtcgcaagaaaatttttatactagGATTTCCAGTAGCTAATATTAGCTATCAGAGCTAAATATATATTCCTTgttagaaaaatgcattaaatgaagtaaacaataattttttaaaaatttatgtcagTTAATGAATGTACtgaagcaaaaattataatttttatatagttctcTCACTATTACAAatcgtaaataataaaataatcactaatcaataaaataatcttagcatattaacattttaaacaaaaaagtttgaTTCTTCTGCTATCGGAGCTGATTGATTGCTGGACATTTTCTGAATTGAAGATATTTAATGAAGAGAATAATGAAAACATTAGATacgtgttaaaataaaaaaaaggaaaatatttgtaatttctcgtgcgcaaaatatataaaaagaaagtattgtaatcatcgtaaaattcggactcgagattttgacgaatctctaagtTTCAGATTAAGTTCAGACTAAGTTTcagagtctgaaaaacacattttttgaaattatatttttctgtccGTCTGGGAACACGACAACACGAAACTGCTTTAACCAAGATAGATGAATTTGATTTCTACTCTaagtttgtaaatttatattaaatttcgaacaaaatcaaCTCTGTAGAAGTGTACCTGTCATGCTATTTGCATATGTCAATAAGATATCCGAATATATAAGATAACACGAAAGGAGTGAATGCATAtgcgaatataagttaacataaaaagaatttcGGTAAATAAAATACGACACACAGATTTTATATCAAAAGTGCAAATATATACCAAACCTCAAACCAAATTTATCAAGGGGTTTGTAGCtaattggaatgagcgaggagagaacctgggaccttgcggttcgcaacccagtaacatgaccacgatacaaaagcaattgctcgtgcagtgctgctgttaactggcttataagctttcaccacagacggGGAGACCACAAAAAGCGGGGAGATAGAAATCGAGCTATTATTAATACATTAGAAGAGAGTAGGCGAGAAAGCTTTAAGGAGATCGTTTccattgatttttattgaaactgtCAGTgccaaaatgtaaattaaaaaagaaaaaagcggGGAGATAGAAATACGtcaagaaaattggaattttagtCTTATTTATGTTACATAACAAAgcacatttttaagattttcaagtGTCTGAATTAAGTAAATAGAcctatcataaaaattaaaaaaaaattttttttaacaatttactcATATAAGAGCCGAATTGATCTTAGAAAAGTCGATTCGGCTCTTATATGAGTATGGCTCTTAAATGAGTCTCaaataaggtaaaataaaatttttctctattgCAGGTGAAAACATTAGGCATGCTTTTTTGCATGTCATTTCTAATTCTTCATTTAGAAGCCCAATTTCTAGATAACGCAGTGTCACTGGGAGGAGCCCCAGTCGGCGTTTATTCAAGACAAGGTTTATTTGGAGACGGCGATAACTTAGCTTCTTTAGGTGAGATATTTTATTCCTACATACCATTTTAATCCTTTATAAGACCTGGAAAATATATTCACTTCCAAATTCATTAGATTTCCCAATTCAAATCATTCTGTTTCAAACCCTTTTTTCAAACTtccaaaagcttaaaaaatattaataaacattttgaatagatAGAGTGAATTCagcagaaaaattaattgatcagtttcagataattattttgaGATAGTTATGCATCAACATAAAGCTGGGGGAAAAATTTGACAAAGTACATCTGAATTTTTGATCGATTTATCTCATTCTCTTATCTCAAATCTCAACGAAATAttgtaaatactgaaaaaaatttaaataccatctACTTCCGGCCATTTGGTCACCGGAATTCATCCTTAAGGGTTATCAACATTACATGCTATTTCCAACAATATTAGATAGTTATTAGGTCTTCAAAGTGACAGACTACAAATTTAGTTCACATACTTTCCCATTGCTGTACCAACTGCTTTCGATTATTTGGCCACCAGTATTCATACTTAAGAGCAATAGAAACTGCCTACTATTGTCAACAATATTAGATAGTCACTAAGTTTCCTGATTGACTGATCCCGAGTTTCATTCACAGATCTTCCCACCGCTGCACCAAGCAATTCCGGTTATTTGGCCACCAGTATTCCTCTCTTAGAGCTATAGACACAATATACTCTTCCCGACAATATTAGATAGCCTCTAAGTTTCCTGAGTAACTGATCCCTAATTTCGTTCTCAGATATTCCCACTGCTTCAAAAACTACTCTCGATCATTTGGCCACCAGTATTCATCTTTAAGAGCTACCCAGGCTACTTACTATTCCCAACAATATTAGATAGTCACTAAGTCTTCTAAATGATTGATGCCAAATTTTGCTGCACCAACCGCTTCCGGTCATTTGAACGACAGCATTCATCCTTAAGGATTATCGACACTACATACTATTCCCAACAATATCAGATAGTCTTTAAATCTTCTAAGTGACTCGTCCCAAATTTCATTCACAGGCCGTCTTCCTGAAACACCAACTATTTCCGGTCATTTGGCCACCAGCGTTCATTTTGTACGGCTATGGACACAATATACAAATCCTAACAATATTAGAAAGTCACCAAGTTTTCTATGTGACTGATCCCTAATTTCGTTTACAGATATTCCCACTGCTGCAAAAACTACTTACGGTCATCTGGTCACCAGTATTCATCTTTAAGGATACTATTCTCAACAATATTAAATGGCCACCAAATCTTCTAAGAACTTATCCCGAATTCACCATTCAACTTCCGGTCATTTGGCTACCAGTTTCACCCTTAAGGGTTATAGAcactaaatattattcttaacaaTATTAGCTAGTGACAATGTCTTCTGAGTGACTGACCCCAAATTTTGTTCATAGACCTTCTCCCTGCAACACCAATTAATTCCGGTCATTTGACCATGTTCACCTTTAAGAGCTACCGACACTATTTACTATTCCCAATAATATTAGGTCATCTAAATCCTCTCATACACATCGACATTTAGCTTGTAAATGATATTAAGTGGGTGTTTTTTACCTGACGATACAAGTGACCATAGGAAATGTGGTGTAAAATAGCGAAATGTAGATATATCTGTTTCTCAGAATTGGAAATTCAAAGCAGTTCtcattatgatataaaatttaaattacttctgCATGACAGTATAGCATTAATTGGTGTATAAATTACTACAGCATAACTATATAGTATTAATCGGTATAAACTTTGAATTAGTTCTGCATCACTGGGGAACATTAATTGGTGCAAACTTTACATTACTTAGGCATGACTGTATAGCATTAATTGGAAATGACGATGCATGACttatatcaaaagaatttttggaCTTAGTGACTTTTACATGAACGATGACGATATAATGTCCTCTCCTGTAACGATATAATGTCCTCTCGTATCACAATGACTAGTCACCGCAATAGTAACACTAGTACTAACGTCAGTTGCTAAATAACAATCAACAGTTATTTATTTCCCAGACTCAAAAGAAATCAAAGGGAAAACAGTTATTCAATTATCAAAGATCCAGACACTATTTTCTGTAATTTCTGatgtatcgaatttttttaaatttttttttatcaagaattgCATTAGGCAAATTAGCATTAAGAATAAGAAAGTGAGAAAGAAGCCTTAATCCCTGTGAGATAGttgtaaattgatttcattaaaaacaattatctataaattttgatCTTGCTTACAGGTGGTGCACAGGTTGGAGTATACCGCAGGCAACAGAACCCTGCCTTTTTATATCAATTAGCTAGGATTCCTGTTGTGATTCCATCACGATTTTCCGTAGATCGTCGACCTGTGAGACCTAGGCCACGCCCCGTAAGGCCCCGCCCTAATTCAGTGAAACCTAGTGGCATCTCAGGAAGATCTGGACTTCTTGGACTTGGTCTTCTAGGAGGTCTTTTATGAAGTGTGTGACAAAATAAAGAAaggtatttctaatatttattttttgtgggTTTTTTAAcccaaaacaggaaaaaaaaactctgactaatttcttttattaaaacgtaaattttagaatatttgaaaagaaattcgtttttatttattttgtgagaattaacaaagaaatgaaatagtATCAATTTATCATAATGCCGGATTTACACTCGGCTaggttataagacggccagtaagaagcgcatgcgcagaaaggctgaaaaatgctgttcaatcgatggcaagtaattgttccGACGagacaacaacatgccgctgcattgtatttttttttcttagtgagcatgcgtttgtagaatttggcgctTTCTTTGGcgtgaaaatattaattacttagataaatttcgacattttttgcattttgtgctttctgatgcatagtttttattttattttatttgccatttttttatagttttacagaTTTAGGAATGTTGATCTTTTTACCATCATTCTAATACGATACGTAgtgaaaaattcagggacgctaAAACGggaatttatagccaagcatggaatgcctgtatctatcttatgaaattgtggcaaacataaatcagtcccttttcCCACATGCGCTgcttactggccgtcttataattgGCCGAGTTTATGCTCGGAAATTCAGGATGTATGAATTTCGAGTATGAATGCGATAGGACAAATGCAGcttctgaagatatttttaaatatcttttaatgtaattgaattttagCAAATGATTATAAATGGAAAGTAATAAATCGCCATTTACCTCAAtaagtttttatgatttttaaatcgtTAGATATATTCAAGAATCATTCCTTTGAATTTTATCGAAAATTGTCAAAACATCTCCTTTTAACTACATTGCAATATaactataattatgtaattataacTTATAACTATAACTTTGCACTGTAACCTCAAGGTTACATATGCAAACCTAacgcattttttaatataagggtatgaaataaattcgttttgtattttattatatgatgctatcttttaatattttattctttttttctaggTTTCGAATTCCTCCTTCATTCGCTTTTgctcgaaaaaaaataaaaaacaagaaatgatttgaatttcactgcctttatatattttttaaaaacctagcCTAAAagttatttgatacttttttttcatcatgTTAATAGTAAGAAACTCGTGTAAATGAtgccttttcaaataaaataattcctgttATTTTCTTCGTagttttttgcatttcattttattgctttaaatactaattccattttttatatcaacatctttaatttgattatttaccTTTGAGCCGCTCTTGCGAAATGGatttattaactcattttttttgtttattaagaatattagatcaacaaagaaaactatatgaagtacacaaaaataattataccatTTTCAATTTAcgagaaataaaatgcattattaaatacttgctttaaattttattattgtttatttatgttaaaaattttttttcaatttttcttgtaTGCCATTTCATATTTCACAAATGTAATGTATCGTTCATgtatagtaaaaagaattaacaaaacaTTGCATAGTATTAGTTACATtgtattaattatacattattacaTAGTATTAATTACacaatattaattatacattGCATAGTATTAGTAAAATCTAaaggtaacattttaaaatagtattattttatctaggtatgtaaagaaaaatacacgctctattttcaaaaaattgttcacGATAGATATTTTTGCACATTCCGACAATTTCCAGTAATGTGTTGAAATACCACGATATGAATTGTAATACTCTCCTGTACATGCatccatttatcattttttttattatcatttacagAGAAGATTTGAATTCATATACTGGATTATAGATTATAAAAGACAAACTGATATATTAGATGTTGCTCTGGAAAGACATTTTTATACGTTTTATTGACcaaaaatgattgttttattaattttgcaaccCTTTTCCCAAACCTTTacttaagtttcaaaatttctaaaaaaaattagaagtattcATAAGTAATGAATACTTCTAACATAAAAACAAATGCTACAGTTATTGGTAACAGAAAAATCGGGTACCAGAGTTTCGCCAAGGCTGAAATGTTCTAGACAGACCTATCAAATTTCGCCAAataaaataaagctcaatgtgtgtgtgtgtgtgttggcactctacagaaaagacaatttgacctacagctaccaaatttggtacatgtataccttggaggtcgggaatgtgcacctggggtccctttttttgaatttttaattagaattttaattattaattaaaaactaactttcccaccaaaaaaatattcattttccccaccgccaaatgagtaagggttcaattttttccccccaacagtaatgaggctagtcTTAAGATTTTTaggctgattatttcaaatgattatgtttattttcttaatgtttgatgcatttaaaattaaacattgttaattaatcgatctttcagattcattttgaagtacttttgaattaaaataaaacagaataaaggaaactaaaaatttctaatctgcatagcgttaccccaactggcgtagaaaaactcacgcatttgcgttaccgtaactggcgttgaaaattcacgcatgcacattgtgttctgattgttgacatgacaaccattatcaacggatgatttattttttagattagttgcatgcttttgtaattaaagtgtatttatggtagttatatattttttggataagcttatagttttaagttcatcgttttttaagtagttttttttaacctgttttcaaccgattattttaaacgattcctttattttcttagtgtttgatgcatttaaatttaaacattgttaattaatcgatctgctcataatgaatctaagaaaattttgttgaccaactcttgagatattacataaatttaaaaagatattctttagtgcccataaagtttaaacgttgagtgactctattttcagtaatcagattataaaaaaatgctttgtttcagtaaaaaatattattatattaattgaagataaattctttccactttaatttaaagcataaattctacgggtgctaacagaaaatgagagagatacatattacgttatgactgaaggcgtttataatattatgtgtgaattatatgactatcaaaatttgaagttttaaaatattttgatgaagaagctattaaagtagaaattgcataaaatatttaattattaaaattttaacgaacattaaggttggcgaaccgactggtcgccaaaggcggctagtataaaataacgacaaatcttaaaatgtttcgacaaatcttaaaatcttttctacaaattttaaaatgttatatctttGCTCCATTCACTACCATGTGCCTGATTCTCCTGATACTCTTGTATGACCTAAATATCATATTGAAACAATTTTGTTGACGACATGTTTTTATCGTGATACGCCAAAAGTAATTTCCTGTGAGTTGTTAATGATTGTTGAAGGATGATACAGCATTTAATTAAGTATTGCTAGTGGcaactaaaaggaaaaaaaattattcaaaataatttgaaagtttccAGGTATAAGGCAgcattttccatttcatttcatgaaatattgaatCGTTTGGACGACACAATTGAAGTTAAaactatatgtttttttttcaaagtgccttaattaattttttgaagaaacaataataaattacgATACAATTAgataaaagttgaagaaaaatgTAGGTAATGCATAAAATGCcgacaaaagaaaattaaaaaaaatgcttgtagaACGTAAGCCTGATTTCCAGAAAATCGCCATAAAGTTTaggaaatcatttcaaaaataggCTAGAGTGATGAATAACATAGCATAAggaaaattataaagttttaaagattttctctCTGATGCATTTTCcatcttttatttgttatattttctttattttattttgactacCAATGATGACTAGCTTATTCGCCTATAATACTTACCACAttttaaagggtgtcccaaaattaacgaaagatttgaatttcccTCGATTCGCGCAGTAgtgttggcaaccttattaaaaaactatttgacagctgatagtttagagttagtaaaaacgGAGCGTTACACAACAGAATAACGTGTTAACGCaaggtttgaatttaaaaaaaatcacagtattttaattgttatatttaaatttttattattatatgtattgaaTCGTAAAATACGCAAGTTAGGGTTACATGTAATAACACAAAGAATAAATAGCCACCACGGTTTTACtggggttttttttccccaccAAATGCATcgtgtaacaaaaaaaaaaaaaaaaaaaaaaaaaaatacaaaaacaacttCCTAATATTCCTGAAGCGATTTGTTCAAAGAATTACGTTCTCATTTCTGAAAGTTTcaaacttttcagaaatttaacaggaaatttgattaaaaatgattctattactaatttccttttttcgttttctttctgaaaatgagAAAAAGGCTTAATACTAAATaggattaaataatgaaattataaattgtcattaaaaatgaGTAAGATTAAACATTTTTGGTACATCGTTTAATTTATCGTTATAAAGGATtaacaaaagataatattttattttattttgatttaaaatgagataaattatatattttaactgaaaaataaaatgatagaaatcGATTTTAATCGAATTCATAACTGATTTAGTATgcaattattcttataatttaagatgatattaattaattaaaaataatcattgagcttttattacattaacattttcttcagtaaccaaatgtaagcattttttattgcaatttttattacagGGCATTCAAATCTTATATTGCGCTATTATATAGAGCATTTACTTTTATAGAGGCTTTTAAACCGTTAGAGACAGACATATagttccaattggaaaaatgttttttcttgttTCGcacgataatattttatatcgtttGGGAATGAATGCGTTTCTCAAAAAAAcgaaatctattgaaaaaaaaaaaaacgaaactgtTCTCCAGTcctatcaatcatatttaataaaatattcccgatattataacattttcaacaaattcaattCCGACTTGCGAAAAGTTACAAATCACGAATTTAAACGAGAATTTCGAAGCCTTGAGAGATATTTTGAAATCgtatgcaaatttaaattatgcacTGTTGTGGTACAAATAAagacttttctaaaataaatttatatataacccCCATTTAGGTTGAGCAGCTGCAATTCGGtaactttcattataaaatcatttttttttatcgtatgttttaaaaagttgataattttttgCTAACTATGACTGATGGTATCGAAAGACTATATAAAAGCTTTcgtaattttttgagaaataaatttattaattcaaacagcataaaatatattttctctatcttaaaaaacaatttttacaactAGAAATACATTCCTATCTTGAGTGGTTTATAAATCAGCTACAAGCTTCAATAAGAATGGGcatcttttaaatgtatataattttaattggaattaaaaaaaattattgaacttttCAATAGCCGATTCCCCCTCCCCCCATTTAAAATAATCGTTGAAGTAACACTATATAGACCGAAAACTTCCCCATAATATGACAATTTGACATATTATCTGCCTGAAACGAGCGAATCAGCGGAGTTTGCAAAAAGTACCCGAATAAGGCctcaaacagccagacagacttccactTCCCTGTAACCCTGTGTTGTTGGGCCATTAGCTATCAGTATAGTGtagtattttgcattaaaatccaAATCTTTGACTTCTGGCCGGTTATGATTTAGAACGCGGAAATGTGTTGGAATATGgggatgtttttaaaaaataaatatattatcaataaataatatttaaaatggggATACAAGTTTGCTAATCGttgaattttacttaaattttaattttgcaggcattaaatttttatttttgagtattgATTAGTTATTTGCGTTTGtgtttgtgaaataatttaaaataaaaatttaatgatgattaataaatataattattgtcataaaaatttcgtgtaaaatttttttattcatatattttagaatttttttatacttaatattttgtttatatttttatttatatataagagGCAAAATGATTATCAccacaaaaaaataaacaaataatatcttACACAGTTAATAAATGATGACTTTTCAAAAGTACAGCATCTCtttaaaagatttgtatttttctttcaatagaaaGCCAGTATGTTTAAGCAAACtggattttcttacaaaaaaattaacgATAATAGTTGATAATCATCTTCTAAATGAACTGCAAAAGttagaagagggaaaaaaaaaaagaaaaaaaaattaaaaagagtacTTTTATCTGCTGTtgccattttacattttttttttgtctgtccgTATTATTTGCTGTTCTACGCTTTAAAATCATTCCATTACGATAtggtattttaaaactttttctgcaATGCTCAAATAATTACACTTTACTTTCAACCTAATTTGACAAAAGTAACCAATCATAATCACTCAATgacaattgaaaatatataaagcaaagaATTAGATACGACAATACCTACAAAATATACTTGCATCgcaaatcatcatcatcatccttTTCATACAGAAAACCGCTAATTAGGCATCGTCGTCTGGCAACAGTGCATTTCGCATCCGATTGGGTATTCTGTcagcattttcaaatgttattttgtgaaaaattctcaACACTATTGTAATATTTCACAATGccgtgcaaaaaatatttttctgggtGTT
The Argiope bruennichi chromosome 6, qqArgBrue1.1, whole genome shotgun sequence DNA segment above includes these coding regions:
- the LOC129972922 gene encoding uncharacterized protein LOC129972922 — its product is MISSVKTLGMLFCMSFLILHLEAQFLDNAVSLGGAPVGVYSRQGLFGDGDNLASLGGAQVGVYRRQQNPAFLYQLARIPVVIPSRFSVDRRPVRPRPRPVRPRPNSVKPSGISGRSGLLGLGLLGGLL